In Paraburkholderia bryophila, a single genomic region encodes these proteins:
- a CDS encoding CsbD family protein, whose protein sequence is MNKDQVKGVGEQIKGKVNEAVGKATNNPGKELKGDLQQGAGKVQKAYGDAKEDAKDNAKRNAP, encoded by the coding sequence ATGAACAAGGATCAGGTGAAGGGTGTGGGCGAGCAGATCAAGGGGAAGGTCAATGAAGCCGTCGGTAAGGCGACGAACAACCCCGGCAAGGAACTGAAGGGCGACTTGCAACAAGGTGCGGGCAAGGTGCAGAAGGCCTATGGCGATGCGAAGGAAGACGCCAAGGACAATGCAAAGCGCAACGCGCCGTAG
- a CDS encoding glutathione S-transferase N-terminal domain-containing protein produces the protein MTDLSDFPITKKWPAEHPDRIQLYSLPTPNGVKVSIMLEEIGLPYEPHLVRFDTNDQMTPEFLSLNPNNKIPAIIDPNGPGGRPLALFESGAILIYLADKAGKLIPEDIGGRYEAIQWVMFQMGGIGPMFGQLGFFHKFAGKEYEDKRPRDRYVAESKRLLGVLDRQLEGRDWILGDAYSIADIVTFPWVRNLIGFYEAGDLVGIDDFANVKRVLAAFVARPAVVRGLDIPKRPA, from the coding sequence ATGACCGATCTCTCCGATTTTCCGATCACGAAGAAATGGCCTGCCGAGCATCCGGATCGGATTCAGCTCTATTCGCTGCCGACGCCCAACGGCGTCAAAGTGTCGATCATGCTCGAGGAGATCGGCTTGCCGTATGAACCGCATCTCGTGCGCTTCGATACGAACGATCAGATGACGCCCGAGTTTCTGTCGCTCAATCCGAACAACAAGATTCCGGCGATCATCGATCCGAACGGTCCCGGCGGCCGGCCGCTGGCGCTGTTCGAATCCGGCGCGATTCTGATCTATCTCGCGGACAAGGCCGGCAAGTTGATTCCGGAGGACATCGGCGGTCGCTATGAAGCGATTCAGTGGGTGATGTTCCAGATGGGCGGCATCGGGCCGATGTTTGGGCAGCTCGGCTTCTTCCATAAGTTCGCCGGCAAGGAGTATGAGGACAAGCGTCCGCGTGATCGTTACGTCGCCGAATCGAAGCGGCTGCTCGGCGTGCTGGACCGGCAACTCGAAGGACGCGACTGGATTCTCGGCGACGCGTATTCGATCGCCGATATCGTCACCTTCCCGTGGGTGCGTAATCTGATTGGGTTCTATGAAGCGGGCGATCTGGTCGGCATCGACGACTTTGCGAATGTGAAGCGTGTGCTGGCGGCGTTTGTCGCGCGTCCGGCGGTGGTGCGGGGGCTGGATATTCCGAAGCGGCCTGCGTAA
- a CDS encoding (2Fe-2S)-binding protein translates to MQFELNGRPFSFDGDAQTPLLWVIRDHAMLCGTKYGCGIGACGACTVHLEGDAVRSCVLPVSAVAGKSIRTIEALSPDGTHPVQRAWVAKDVPQCGYCQSGMVMAAAALLAQTPKPTDAQIDQAITNLCRCATYQRIREAIHVAAEN, encoded by the coding sequence ATGCAATTTGAACTCAACGGCCGCCCGTTTTCCTTCGACGGCGACGCGCAGACGCCGCTGCTGTGGGTGATTCGAGACCACGCCATGCTGTGCGGCACGAAGTACGGCTGCGGGATCGGCGCTTGCGGCGCGTGCACGGTGCATCTCGAAGGCGACGCGGTGCGCTCGTGCGTGCTGCCGGTTTCCGCTGTGGCGGGTAAGTCGATTCGCACGATCGAGGCGCTGTCGCCCGATGGCACGCATCCCGTGCAACGCGCTTGGGTCGCGAAGGACGTGCCGCAATGCGGCTACTGTCAATCCGGCATGGTGATGGCCGCGGCCGCATTGCTCGCGCAAACCCCCAAACCGACCGACGCGCAGATCGATCAGGCGATCACCAATCTGTGCCGCTGCGCCACCTATCAACGCATCCGCGAGGCTATTCATGTCGCCGCGGAGAACTGA